The Xiphophorus couchianus chromosome 6, X_couchianus-1.0, whole genome shotgun sequence genomic interval CTCCCATCCCAGAATCCATCTGTATTCATGGTTAAGATGTGAAGCCTGATCGTTTATATTTTCTCAAGACTCCTGCGGGGATGAGCGAGTCCCTGACGCTTGGCCAGCTGCAGGATGAGCTGGTCCGGGTGCAGAGCTCTCTGTTCTCTCTCGGTCTGGAGCTGGAGGCCAGCCAGAGGAGTCTAAGACAGAGCCAAAGGCAAGGCGACGACCTGCTGAGGTTCAAGGACAGGCTCAGCTCTGACCTACAAGAGGAACTGCAACATAGGGAggtcacagaaaaacacaaccagGTCAGCACGGCCGTTCACTTGCGGTTTACCCGGACACACGAGGCGTACGCGTGTGTAATCGCTCCTATTCCTGCTGCAGGACCTGCGCAGTGCTCTGCAGAAGATTCGCTCCGAGCTTCAGACCAAAGAGGCGGCTCTGAAGGAATGCGAGGCAGAGAAGACGGCAGTGACGCAAGAGAAAGACGGGATCATTGCACAGCTCGAGCGCTCCCTGCAGGACAAGGAGAGGCAGCTGCAGGCAGGATCACACACACTTTGCATTCACAAAGACACAGACGCTCATGTTCATACATTTCACGGAGCGGGTGTTTATCTTTGCTGTTGCTGTCTTCAGGATTATTGTGACATGTTGGAGTCGACAAAAAGCTCCAAGCCAAGAGATGTTCTGCTAGAGAAGCTGAGGGAGCGGATTAAGGAGAGAGACCGAGCTCTGGAGGTGAAGCAGCCACACAAACTCCTCTaagaaaattgcaaatattACTCCAGACAAtaatttttccccttttaaaaatgtcaattagTTTTTATATCATAGAAAGCTTTTTGAGTCAACTTTACGACCTGTAATATGAACGTGGGCAAACCATTCACACAGTTGGCTTCAGTCGGCTGTTGGAACTTAAAGATCAGAACAACAGAATATTTAAAGGGTGTTcagtacttttcttttttatttatttatgtttatttttgtttcttattccAAAGAAGCACGATGTTCTGGAGTTGCACCCAATAAGTAATTGGTTTTCTGCTCGCAGCGCTCCATCGATGACAAGTTCCACTGTCTGGAGGAGCGTGAGGGCCAGGTGAGGGCGCTGCAGCTCGCCCTCAGGGAGAAGGAGCGCGACCTGGAGAGGCTCCGCTGCATCCTGTCCAACAACGAGGAAACCATCACGGTACGCTCATCGGTGAATGTCAGAGCTGTTTTTTAagaatgtctttttcttttgctatctGTACGAATGAATCCGCGTGGGCTTGTTTTTCCTCTACCGCCAGAGTTTGGATGCTCTGGTGCGCAGTaaggagctggagctggagcaggCAGCAGAGGCCTACAGGAACCTGCAGTGGCTGAAGCAGAAGAGcgaggagaaggagaaaacGGCTCTGAGGGAGAAGGACACCATCATCCACCAGCTGCAGGCGGCCCTGCAGGCGCGCAGCCAGGAGATGCAGGTATCGCCCAACACATCGTCTGTCATACGGGCCTCCAAAGGTGCTGCTGGTTGTCCAAACCTGTGCTACTAGTTTTACTTTTGCAGacactgctttctgttttgtgtaCACATGCAGGATCTAACGACCGCCCTTGTTGCCCGAGTCCAGTCCGGCCCCACTGGGGTCGTAGAGGAGCTGAAGGCTCGGCTGGCCCTTAAGGAGAAACTGTTCCAGGAGCTGCTGTCCGACCGCACCCGGCAGACCGACGAACACCAAGCACAGATCCTGGACCTGCTCAGCACACTCGGCTCCAAAGACCAGTACCTCCAGGTTTGCAGTGtagatggaaagaaaatgcaCCTAAATGGATCGatcagagctaaaaaaaaaaaaaaatcttacaaaaaatCTCACCatcctttatttctttcaggaTTACTCGTACAGGCTCTCCTTGGTGATCACTGAGCGGACGAACGAGCAGCAGGAACTTCGCAAGCAGCTGACCCAGACGGAGCAGGAACTGAGCGAGCTGAGGCgggaaagagagagggagacgGGAGGAGAGGCGGAGCGTCTACGAGGCCTGCTCAAAGAGAAGGAAGCCTTTATTAAGGTACCTGCTGATCCTTCGCTCTTTGATTTTTCCCCTCACCTTGTCTTCTACATTCCTGATCTTACGCCACGGTACACTTTGTGTCAGGATCTGATTCGGGAACAGGAGGAGGCTGTGCAGGAGGAGAGGGAGGCAGAAGTGAAGGCTCTGAAGGACGAGATCCAGCTGGTGttgaagaaggagaaggaggctCAGGTATCTTCGTCTGACCTCCAAGATGCTGCACCAAAGTCATGTTTGCGATTATTTTTACACGGAGTCGTTCTCTTCACGCAGATAGAGATCGCTGACCTGCGCTCCTCTCTGGCCCATCGGCAGATTCAGAATGCGGCGACAAAAGACGGAGCTCATCAGCAAGTAAGAGTGTGTTAATTAGaggaaacaaatcatttttccatttttatcctTTTGCACAATGGCTTGTATATTCACATAACCACAgaatttgatatattttattggtatttatgCCAAAGTCAGATGCAAAGTGCATGTATTTTgaactacaagaaaattatacatgatttttaataatttcttttttaaacaaaagaatgTGGCATGCATTTCCATTCAACCCCTAAATAACTCCAATTACGCAGTTGATGGAAACTAAATATCGAGAAATTCTGAAGagaaaaaacttgtaaaagctgcaaaagacttgagactggacTAGAGATAATCATgagctactttgtgtttgtctatcacatgaaatcagaagaaaatacatttacgTTTGTGGAAGTAACATTACAAAATGGcggaaaaaaagacttttgcaGAGCAAAAGTCTATATATATTAAAagtctatatatttttaacttctaCTTCGGGTCTCCAGTGTGTGCTAGAGCAGCTGGTGTCTGAGTACAACAAGCTGAATGAGGCCCTGAGGACAGAAAAGAGGCTTTACCAAAATCTGACCCAGCTTAGCAGAAGTGATGGGTAAGTGGGGAGGAGGGATGCTTTcatttctccaaatacaaaatgttttcttttaggatttcacacatttttttcttttctccttttttgtttttcggcagcaacagcagctcagAGAAGATCCAGACCCTTCACACAGAACTAGACTCTGTTCAGGCACTTCGAGGGCAGCTGGAGGAGGTTCTGGCCAGGACCCGTAGCATGGCCCTGACACTGGAGCGGGCAGCTAAAAGGCAGCCTGAGTTTGGAGGTGGGAATGGCGGGGACTAGCCTCCACGGCTGCAGTCGACACTCACTAACGCTGCCCTGATGCTCAGCACTTCAGAGTGAAAGTCTTAAAGTGAGACAGAGCTGCCTCTAAGGTCTGAGGGTCAAAGAAACTGGTGAATTCATAAAGAGAGAACCATGAGGAAGAGAGTCTGACCCTCAGCCTGGAGGCAGCTCTGCCCAGTCAGCACCAGCTCTACTCACAGAACAAGCTCTGTTCACATTAACCtctctgaaacactgaaacaaaaaatgtgcacCTCAGAGTTtttatctatatctatatatatatatatattctgtgaTCATTGTGTGGATGTGTTTTCCATTGTTTCTGATAACTGCCTGCTCTGCATTGCCGTGTCTCGCCGGCTGTGCTGTTACACAGTGAAGTTTCGTCCTGTGGAGACTCTCAATCTCGCGCCTTACAGTGAAACGTCTCACCATCCATCgtttgttttatgtcatttgtgtgtttgcatttaacAAAGATGGCGTAGGATTTCAACTCTTGAGGGTTAACCTAAAGCttcagcttttttcccccagcgCTCTGTAACGTAAAACCTGCTTCGctccagtttttttaatttttattttagtctaaCAGGTGTGCACGAAAACAGATGAAACCTATGAAATATAAGATGGTAGGTACTGCTTCATATAGAAAAGCAATGtcactattttaataaatgcatcattttgCAACATGTGCTTATCAGTTCTGTGTTGTAGTGAGAAATATCCAGATGTGAAACGTTGCTTGCCCGTTAGAAATTAATATCGGTAGAGGACATAATCCAGGAAACCTCATCTTTCCTCAGAGGTGGAATAAATgtcaacttttttcttttttttcataaatgcaatacaaataaatgtactGTTTTTTGTCAAAAGGACCTCTGGtattgacttatttttattgtgttcaaTTAGaaagttgtcataaaaatgctacatgCCAAAAGATAAATCCACAAAATGGTCCTTGATTACCCCTCCTTAGATCCAACCTcgaagtgattttctttttgaaatcttACAGCTGAATCAGGTTTTCtgaattctgttttatttttgtaaaagaaaaaagatagaTCCATGAACACTAAATGAAAATGCGTTCTTGTCCGAATTAGACTTCCCTCCATCTCTTTGCTTCCTGGTGCATGAAACTGGCATGGTTGTCCTGTTTGCATGACCGTTCTGATTTTAACACCCTGTTTCATATTCCCATTATGCAAATAAGggatatatatacacacatcaGGCATAAAATTATGACCACTGAGAACAACTAGTTATCCCTTGATTGGAATGTAACAAGCAACAAGTTAATATTTTGCCCTCAAATCAGGAAAAGCAGGGAAGGGGAGGATGTGATCGAGTTTGACAACTCAAAGGCTCTCTAATACTGCAGCTCTGGTGGCGTGGTCCCAGTCTGTAGactattcaaaaataataatccaagGAAGAACATATTCAGGGGCAGATGTAAGTGAGGAGGAAAGGCTGTggtccaaaaaacacaaaatctaaagtatgtttttgatttagtttctagtgcataTAAATTGGTATGCTTGGAATAtgacaaagctaacttacagcaagaaataaaagattattttaaatgaacaattaTTAAAGACTTTGATGCTTGGACTGAGAGTGACTTATTAGGTTGGtagtcataatgttattcctgATTTTTATAGAATCTTTGATAATATAATAGAAGTGATCATTTCTTTGCTATAAAAACTTGTATGAACTAAATACACAGAGTCTGTGGAACCACAGCATCAACAGAGTCCCACATTCAGCACTTGTCAGCGCACACAGCGCGTTGTTCAATCAATAAACACCCTATTTGGCTGTGAGAGTTGGCTGCCCTGTCGTTAGCAACACAAACACTCTCCTTACACttatttacagataaagaaaCTAACTTTTTCTGATATTAAGTGATTTGATAAATCACTCTAAAATGCTCaatgactaaaaacaaacatgactcTCACTGGACATTTCGTGACGTGTGAGTCTGTTTTGTCAGTAGGAACGAGTGAGTGCATCTATTTCCCTTTAAAGTTCCTGCTGAGTCACTTTCCACTGAACCTCTGTTTCCTGCAAAGCAAAAGTCTTCTCCAGTTCCTCTCTTACTCATGGATTATTACCCACAATgcttcagtaaaaatgtaagcaaagcCATTAAATGTGGTGAGCAGTGAGCACAGACGTCCAAATCTATATGAGTCTGTGTTGATTCTAACGTTGGTCTCATAAGCACATCCACACATTCATTCAGAGTGAGTGTTTTTCTGGCAGGCTAACAAAACATGGCATAACATTTCCCTTCAATCCCATGACTTCCAGTGAGGTGGTTTAGAGTTGAGACGTCTGTGGAATGGAGCGGTGGTGCAggagcaaaacaaagaacagaaataaaaacgtaTAATTACATAACAGAACCAGAGGAAGTGGATGTTGTCCTTACATGGTTATTGTGCTTCCAGAGttcagctcagaggaggaggaggaggaagacgatgAAGACGGCAGCAGAGAGGAGTTCACTGACAGCATAGAGGAGGAGGATAACAGCCTGGACTCCACTCAGGTAAAAGCCCAGTTTCACtcctttcaaaaaaaaaaatgtgccttttctgtttgtgatgAGAACAAAATGGAAGTTTTCCTGTCTTGTTAGGCCTCAGCAAAGCCTCAAAGAGCAGGTGATGAGTCCCGGCGACTGGTAGAGGAGACGGTACACCACCTAAAGCAGCTTGAAGAAGCCAAGAGGACTCTAGATGTTCAGCTTGAAGAAGTGCAGTCGCAGCTGGAAGAGGATGGATACGCGTCTTTATCTGACATGAGGTGTATATTTCAGAATCTCCTCAGATTTCctgaaacttttttattttactttcctcttcctctgtgtgGATTCATCATCTTTTTCTCTGatggctttgtgttttttttttaatttgttgtagGAGTGCCTTGCAGAGGTTGCAGCAGGAGAATGAGGCTCTGAGAGAAAGTCGGGGGTGTCTGAGAGCTGGGGGGCAGAGGAGGAACGCGGAGACTAAACTGAGCCGAcgagaggagagggagaggagcAGTGCCGAGGAGGACGATGAAGAGTTTGAATCATCTCCAGTGGTGTCGGGGAAGCGAGGTCCCTCGAGTGTCGGCCTGAGCACCGAGTCGGGGAAGAGGCACTGCATGAGGCCGAGCTCGCTGGACCTGAAGTCCAAACAGGCTGAGACGGTAATATGTTATTCACATTTACTTTAACAGCAATTGCTATTGAATTTGTAATCCAACACAATCacaaatgggattttatgtaccTAGTAAAACTCATAATCCTATTTTCTCCAGTGGTTCAGGTCACTACTAAATATGTTTGTATTCACAGGGTACTGGAAAAGTTTTCACACCCTGTGAACTTTTTTAAGTCTTGCCCCTTTAAAGTCACtaacttccttttattttattttaatcttatgTAACCAACACTAACCAGCATAAAACTGTGAGGGAAAAGATGCatcacttttatatttttttaacaaataaaaaacagaaaagtgtggcAAAAGAAGCAACTTGCCCCGTCAGGCTTGCATTTAACCATTTAGTCGTTTACCGTGTACATTTCTGGCcaattctgcttttcaaaagaGTTCAAGTTcataaattttaagaaattgtttacgtatacattttcaattttcagTCACTTTTGGTCATCATTTGTTGTAGACAGCCAGCTATTAATGTCGTCCGTAGTCTGCATATCTGAACCTGTTCTGTTGCTGAATCTCCGTCCTGTTGCAGACGGTGGAGTCCAGCAGTAGCAGTGAGGTGGGAGCAATTTGGCAGGATATAGAGGAGGGTCTCCGTGAGCAGGCGGCTCGTCTTCGCTCTGACCTGACCCTGAGCCTGCAGGAGAACAGAGAGCTGAAAGAGAGGCTGATGGTGTCCGAAGCCACCGTCCATGCTCAGGCCGAGCAGCTCAAGGACTACAGAGATCTGCTAAGTGAGTTTGTCATAAGCACAGTGGCATGCGCGCACATTTTGCGGAGCAGGtgtgcaaatataaaaaaaaagggcacATTGTGTGGCACTTGGAACCGCCAACTGCCTTAATAGTGTGAGGTTTATTTAAAACCACACAACACTGTAAGAGAGAACTTTTTCTGAAGGGGACGTTTCATCCAGAGGGAGAAGGGCAGGTGATCTAGCACCCCCTGGTGTCCGTCTGTGACACCACCTGCATGGAAGATGATCTTAtgctgaaaaacacaatcagCTTATGACTGTACCTGTGTTAATGCAGCAGAAACGTCCGTGCAGCAGGCCAGTAAGCAGGTGCAGGTGGATCTCCAGGATCTCGGCTACGAGACCTGCGGCCGCAGTGAGAACGAAGCCGAGAGAGAAGACGCCAGCAGTCCAGGTGATCCACACAGACCTGGCTTCTCTGAGGCCAAAATGTTCTTTCTCAACCCTTCCTGATTTGTTGGGCTTCATTACGCCTCGTCCTCTGTGATCCGATCAGAGTTTGACGACTTGGAGATGTGCACGTCGCTGTCCCAGCCTCAGGACTGTGAGGGTGCAGGTGGCAGCTGGTACGCCGTGAACTGTAGTGTGAAGAGAGGGGCTTACAACCCAGGGGACGAGTCTGCGTCTCTCCAGCATCTGATCCAGGATCTGCGCTCCCAGCTGACCCGCTGCCACAAGGTGATCCGCGGACTGCAGCTGCGCGTCCGCTCGCTGTCCGCCACCAGCGACTACGCCTCCAGCCTGGAGCGCACGCCACGCAAGGTGACCAACACATCACCCTGCAGgattttgcttgattttgttcaTGTGGGTGAGGAGAAGCAGATTTGGTCCTcatgctggaaaacacataaaagtaaaaaaaattgtgaatatTAAACAAACGTTTTTGTTGCACAAACATAACATAGTTGACTGACACcatatttcatttgattttgtaaatgtagatGAGTaagttgacctttgatgacctttGGAGACATTTATGAATATCActgagcaaatatttttgctgcacaaacatttcacaccaatgttatttaatttgaagaaggtgggagGAACCAACTTCACtcaagtaaaaacaacaacaaaaaacgatttaaaacatttgtaattcatagacattcacttaaaacatgaaTGCAGTTTTGATTAGTTATTGTTTAAGTGATTTTCTAAAACAGTTCAATGATGTGATGTCTCTTAATTCTAATGGTTTGATGCTCGGACTGAGAACACAGACTGACCAAAGGACGTAAGTGGACGTAAGGAGCTTTCCCTGAATGATATTTTGCAGTCCCCCCCCTACTAGCTGCTCCGTTTGATGCCCACCTTTTAGGTCAACTGGGCGTTTGAGAGGTCGGAAGGCCCCAGTGCAGCGGAGGAAGATGAAGGATGGATGTCAGACACGCAGGGAGTCCGCTCCAGCTCCAGGCACAGCAGGGAGCTGCAGGAGCTCATGGAGCGAGTCGCGTCGCTTGAGGCTCAGCTGAAAACCACTGCTGCACAGGGCAAAGGTCAACCAGAAGAGGGGAAATGTGCCACCTGGCCTGGGTGAGAAGACATAGACTGAAGTAGGGAAAAGTTCTTACAGTGAGAACAACATATTCACTTGGGCAGATGCACTTTCTCTATTCTCTAGAGTTTATCAGCAGATGCTCATGAGTTCAGTCATAAGACTCAGAAAACTATTATCTCTATTCACACAGCGGTTTACTTCAAACCTTCGGGCGTCTCTTCCTCTCCTTAGAAAGTACAACTCTCTGATCCAGGCTCAGGCTCGTGAGCTGTCCCACCTCAGGCAGAGGATGAGAGAGGGCCAGGGGGTCTGCCACATCCTGACACAACACCTGGGGGACACTACCAAGGTGCTGCAGCTTCCTATGTTTCTGGCAAATTTCTTCCATCTTCTACAACATGGGGCAGAGAGAAGACTTCATGTTTATGGTTTCATATTCGCTCTCTAACTGTCTTCAGTCTTTTGAAGAGCTCCTGCGGGCCAACGACGTTGATTACTACATGGGTCAGAGCTTCAGGGAGCAGCTGGCTCAGAGCAGCGCCCTGGCTCAGAGAGTGCTCACCAAGATAAGTGGACGTAAGAAGAACCTTTCTGTCAGATATCCAAGCAGGGGAACCATATTTACTTTTATCCCTTGCAGTTTTTGCTCCTTTAATGTGTTCCAACTTTCCTGATTCCTAATCATAGGTGAGGGGACCGAGAACCATAGTGAGAAAACAGGCCATGAGCTGCTTGCCTTAAGGTGCGTCATTTCATCGattttcatatttcagtcctattgtgtgtgtgtgaatgtgcacAGCACTTGTCAGAAGTTTGTATCCATTCATCATCACCTGGGAAACtacattgaattttgtggttttgatgaTGCAATCACGTCACTCTTTTTCAACTTCAGTGAAGtttaaagatataaaatttGTTGCACCATTTTCAATTACTGCAGATTTTCTCTGATCCAAAAAGGGTAAAAGTtacacatgcaaaaaaaaaaataacatcactCCACTATATTTGGTGTAACTTCAGTCATTTTCCAGAATAAGCACAAGCTTTTTTCTGTCATCAGTGAAATCTTGGCAGAACTCAGGGTGAATATTTGATCATTCTTCTGGAAAAGTTCATTTAGACCAGCTGCTTTACTTCGACTGACCTGAGCTGGATGACTCAGCACTGAACAGAAATACTTACAGATTcataaaacattcacaaaaattgcgacaacacacaaaaagatgtattttaatgtttattagtAGTAGGACCATTTTTTTATTCGGAACaagtaaaaactttatttggaCTGATTACACCTGGTCTTTGATTTGTGCACCCTGCTttataattttaactttttcagcttttcaatattatttcagaAAGCTATTGTAAAggaataattatttattaaaactttgaacaaaacgtttggctcgtatctTCCTTAAACAGCCGGAtcctctcggcgagcagcggggcagctgtaaaacgaaactaaacaaggcgtgttgacgtcacagatcacagagtttaattcatacaaagcaacgcatgaatcagttaacaaagctgcagaggtacagagatatgcattttatcacaaaataacagacacacaagggagacagacacacacaaacacagagacagacaaaggcgcccacgtggagaaaaatggaaaaaactctctctgtTTTAGCGTTACATGTACTTTATACTGAGTAggtgtttcctcactttaatatatgcaaagaaggcgttctgttgttcaaccaatcagagacctgtttcggccccagAGAAACCCCGGAAACTCCCCTCCTTATAGCTCAGCTCAAAGGTGATCTGTTCTCTGTCAAACCAAGCCGGAGGGAAACCCCTTAATCCTGTGCGTACCACGCACGAAtgtccccagcaccgaagtcctgatataaatctcgccgactcccctggagtttcttcctcccacattccagctgccgtttccacggagatgctaattttatggcttttgtgtGCTCTTGTGTGCtcttaagcagacagtggaaggcgtctgcttgtctccttgggcctcTCTCTGGGTCccacaaaacctgtttttcaaataagaatgcttaatattcctttacacatgttgtaagtattttagcactaaaataatcattttccttaacactaTAAAGAATAACTCACAGCTCTGTGATTTGTTGACCTCCTGTAAGGTCACCAGCTTTAGCTCGTTAACTTTGCACAGTCCTTTCTCGTGTCCCCCGTTAAGTTGCTGTCATGTAACACAATGAGAAACCACATGGTTGCTGAAGGTGACTAAAAGTTAATCCGCTCTCCTTGGTTATTCCAGATACTTTAGTTGAATGAATAACCAGTAACTGGCTTTGACTATAAgtcctgatttttttcttgcaggcTGAGTAAGGAGCTACAGCAGAAAGATAAACTCATTGAGTCACTCCACACCAAACTCCACCAACGTCCTGAGACTCCGTCCAGCTGCCACGCCCTCTCTGAGACCACCGACCAATCGGACAGGACCTCCATGGTGTCTGATGAGTACCAAAGCAACGAAGACTTGGAGCTGTGCTCAGACATGGCAGCCACAGAGTTTCCGGAGGAGCAACAGCTCCGGCAGCAAGGCCACTCGTCACAACCAGACGGTATTCTTAAACTCTTAAACTGACTTGTTCTTTCTGCCTGCGATACGCATCGTTCTGTCCCTTCATCTTCCATACACCCTCTCCTAGTCCGTCCATCTCTCCCACCTCTTCGTGGCCTCCTCAAGGCTTCCAACAGCTGTCCCAACATGCTTTGCTCTGCCGCTGTAGGTCTGAACACTCCTGCAGGTAGAGGTACGGGAGTCAccgcaaaagaaaaataaaataaattcttcttttttgtttggtaTGTTTAATTTCCTGTCATTCTCCACCAGCCCCTTTCAGTGCACCCATCTCCTCCCTCTTTGTGTCCTCCGGCCCTGACGTCTGGGGTTATGAAGTCATTTCTAACCCCCGGCCCAGGGCCCTGTCTGTTGCCGCTGTTCGCCCAGAGCTGGACATGCTCTACAGACAGATGCATGAGCAGAACAGGGGTGAGGGGCCACAGAGAGTGTGACATGagttaaatgttttggatttggacattttcactcTGCCTCTTTCTCACTCTTCTCTTCCTGTCCACATGTGTCTGATTACAGGATTCCCTGTTCCCCAGGACAAGACCCTGTTCGGCCTTTCGCCTGGCCCTCATAACCAGCACGACCTCTCGAGCTACAACCAGCTATCCCATCATGCCTTTCAACACTACCAGCTAGGTGGCATCCCTGAGTGCCACTCCGTTAAATCTGACTCAGGTCTTTTGAGAGGACAGCCTCTGTGGGACATGGACAACTTAGTTCAGCCAACTGGGACCTTTTCTGGAAACCAAACAGCAAGCAGCCAAACAGGTGAGGCAATAGtatggaaaaacaacttttttcacTATTTGTTACTTGATAAACAGGAACTTTAACGCAGTTTTGGTCTGGGCTAGACTTTAGAAACGACTTACAGTAGCAGTAGCCCAGGACCACGCTTTTTTGAGTGGGtccacagatttttatttttttaatgaatcttGCAAACATTGTATTTTATACAAGAGTCACCTGCTCATATCAGGAAAGCAGTAGTAATACCTCTGGATTTTAATTCATATAAACAATACTCAAGTATTTGAAAATGAGGAAGCTATTGTCATTTTTGGGAGGCACAACATGGTGTTACTGGTCAAGGGACGTATTAAACCTACCATCATCAGTTGGTATCATCATTTCATAATTAGTTATGTATA includes:
- the LOC114146408 gene encoding myomegalin isoform X4 translates to MLDVKMKETCRICGRELCGNQRRWIFHPASKLNLHVLLSHALGRELTRDGRGEFACSKCTFMLDRMYRFDTVIARVEALSIERLQRLLQEKHRLRQCIGGLYRRTNPEEGAVTFTGTNEESGDGMVDISGLTHAKYCALLQEDLVYSLYESWADDGLDCHHHHHPTCSAGPGSEATGTGSHHCRPSTPRRCRGCSYWRVADSDYEAVCKVPRKLARSTSCGPSTRYSASIIGGSVTGGDGDVERKNLDDSEEAPSSRTLVPGSQDVSRTSDSDRTLAGRGSSSPSVASLEMTEDNTQPGALRDRSLISSGEAAIDDHISDSLSEEHMGATLSSPGPSLSLTFCLLQSYATYRPVQHTKGSKLPVLIRRSSKNGGARLRFPDPLLGMPYGERDNHMPTPEPALVRLNLEDDHDLNFADMEDLLKDLYKEYPPPPPHQSLVEEQQSQLNQYECAAGQCVSELQKAQLQVQSLQTKILESEANNMRLQEKLNEMECELRSLRQAAQSQERTIQGLTESITTKDSEAQELYHLIEGQNSTLCKLQELAHRNQLAQSQTPAGMSESLTLGQLQDELVRVQSSLFSLGLELEASQRSLRQSQRQGDDLLRFKDRLSSDLQEELQHREVTEKHNQDLRSALQKIRSELQTKEAALKECEAEKTAVTQEKDGIIAQLERSLQDKERQLQDYCDMLESTKSSKPRDVLLEKLRERIKERDRALERSIDDKFHCLEEREGQVRALQLALREKERDLERLRCILSNNEETITSLDALVRSKELELEQAAEAYRNLQWLKQKSEEKEKTALREKDTIIHQLQAALQARSQEMQDLTTALVARVQSGPTGVVEELKARLALKEKLFQELLSDRTRQTDEHQAQILDLLSTLGSKDQYLQDYSYRLSLVITERTNEQQELRKQLTQTEQELSELRRERERETGGEAERLRGLLKEKEAFIKDLIREQEEAVQEEREAEVKALKDEIQLVLKKEKEAQIEIADLRSSLAHRQIQNAATKDGAHQQCVLEQLVSEYNKLNEALRTEKRLYQNLTQLSRSDGNSSSEKIQTLHTELDSVQALRGQLEEVLARTRSMALTLERAAKRQPEFGEFSSEEEEEEDDEDGSREEFTDSIEEEDNSLDSTQASAKPQRAGDESRRLVEETVHHLKQLEEAKRTLDVQLEEVQSQLEEDGYASLSDMRSALQRLQQENEALRESRGCLRAGGQRRNAETKLSRREERERSSAEEDDEEFESSPVVSGKRGPSSVGLSTESGKRHCMRPSSLDLKSKQAETTVESSSSSEVGAIWQDIEEGLREQAARLRSDLTLSLQENRELKERLMVSEATVHAQAEQLKDYRDLLTETSVQQASKQVQVDLQDLGYETCGRSENEAEREDASSPEFDDLEMCTSLSQPQDCEGAGGSWYAVNCSVKRGAYNPGDESASLQHLIQDLRSQLTRCHKVIRGLQLRVRSLSATSDYASSLERTPRKVNWAFERSEGPSAAEEDEGWMSDTQGVRSSSRHSRELQELMERVASLEAQLKTTAAQGKGQPEEGKCATWPGKYNSLIQAQARELSHLRQRMREGQGVCHILTQHLGDTTKSFEELLRANDVDYYMGQSFREQLAQSSALAQRVLTKISGREGTENHSEKTGHELLALRLSKELQQKDKLIESLHTKLHQRPETPSSCHALSETTDQSDRTSMVSDEYQSNEDLELCSDMAATEFPEEQQLRQQGHSSQPDVRPSLPPLRGLLKASNSCPNMLCSAAVGLNTPAGRAPFSAPISSLFVSSGPDVWGYEVISNPRPRALSVAAVRPELDMLYRQMHEQNRGFPVPQDKTLFGLSPGPHNQHDLSSYNQLSHHAFQHYQLGGIPECHSVKSDSGLLRGQPLWDMDNLVQPTGTFSGNQTASSQTGVNLIEEHLREVRCLRQRLEESIRTNERLRQQLEDKLASTGRDGGPPTNIYIQGLDTVTQLSSEIRVLKEENLSLQSRLQASTDTNEEVVQLREAVFAARTRLKQAELEAEQWKEELRRLQAHTQDQGQQIHALRQERQANQDKTNRLQHETTLLQQQLSETRELIHSLQSELHVYDRVCSSTKANKGFLCEVAGFPVELGELLGEVRSLRAQLQSSVQENSALKQLELHKQLEQKLGVGSPRAPSLSALTASPQRETFYRRQLLHDPAPSPPVRDIGLFNCGSPGPPYSDLDDSHSPANADSLDPHSELEGEAPDGSFANRNGRHAIGHVDDFSALQQQVLEGRSLVQRMEATLQACLTPPLLEGKQIEGSDLAVDYGCVKSLLSNTKTLRQILEEAMSLLKMFWRAALPNTDPSIQNLKKEQCLQEEILSLKLRISEQEEVLKGTVQRLRSTSRTKESMEHFIVNQLSRTRDVLKKARTNLEKNELRLSSLSSSPSSPPAGNCLTSCGVPHG